Part of the Stigmatopora argus isolate UIUO_Sarg chromosome 3, RoL_Sarg_1.0, whole genome shotgun sequence genome, AACAAGGGGTTAAAGGTCATTTGCTTTGATTTTGGTTACTTTCCAGcaaagaataaaacttcatccTCTGGAATATGTTAATAATTTTGTGTACTGCACTATCAACTATTTTGACACTGGCGATTAAATATtgagttgtttttaaaaatgccaaaatTGGATCCAATTGTCAGAAGGTACCAATTGCTTTGACCTTTAACTAGTTCCTGTTAGTGAGGCATTCCGTGagaccaccccccaaaaaaaatccttgttaAAAATACATTAGCGAGCGGCAGCAGTTATTAATCCCAGATGTCAACGTTTATAACCCAGTTTGTTGCTGGTACgggaaaatcactttttttttttgaaacatcAGCACCCGTTTCCGTGTTTTTGCTTTCATGAATAACGCAGGATTCCCGTTGAAGATTTAAGTGGCTTTCAAATGTGCCGCCGCTTGACTCTCTTTCCCAGAAACCCTCGTCAATTTCCTCGATAACGTCACGCAAGTCGTCCGCCGGAGCCGAATTAAAAAACGCCGCTGCCTTTTTTTTACGAGGCCCCTGTCGGCCTTACGGAAAATGACAACGAGAGGCGGCTAAAACAAACAACGGTGGCGGgcctatttgttttttctttcatttctcaTAAGGCATTTCTTGACGTATCTGGACGCTCGCCCAAGAAAAACGACGGTGGATTGGAGAGAGCTGATAATCATAATAAGGTCATTTCCATTGGGGAACAGTTGTTACTGTACGTGATGACGTCAAGTGCGGGTATCGAACTCAGTTGGGTTTCCAGGCCAAATTCACGCCAACTAGATCTCAGGTGGGCCGGACTCATTTATTTGTGGaccaaaaaagtcaatttactGGCAGCCATTGACATCAAAAGATGATTATCCACGGGCAGTTTATAAGAATTGGACAACTTTGATTCCTAATAGCAATCACAGTCACTtgcattttagggtacttccatgtgacttcctgtaaattttggatcatttcctatttattttgaGGGCCTTTCCGGGATGTTTCCTGTTCGTTTGTCGACACCTGCTgacttttgggcatttccaggtgactttctgttggtttttgaggcattttaagcTCCCTCGTGAACTCATCAGGTGCCATTGAAGGCGTTGTTTTGACCGCAGAATCACGATTGTGATTGTGGATAGGAAATGGAGTAacattttgttatacgcagctgtgtatgatgacaataaaggcttttgattgattgatttttgatTGAAAGTGCAGTCGTGCACTTGGTCGCACAACTCACAAACTGCTGCGCCCTTATCGGAAAAAAGAGCGTTTAATTCTCTGTGTGCAGCACGGATTCGCTACTAAGTGTACGTCTACGCAAAATAAATGCATtccctgctattgacaatgaagTGTGTCCAATTTACTTAAATTGGCTTTGGATGTTCATCTTTCCGTACCACTGATGGCGCCAGGCGTCCGATCCGTTTTGACTTTGAATGTCAATGATGGCAAGTCAGTTAATTTTTTGGGATTCAGTTAGctttaatgtgaaaaaaaatggaataacacTCCAGTGTTGGACTACTTTTGCAAACTAAGTCCATTTGTTCACGCCGCCTCGGTTTTGGTTGGGTGGCTgggaaaaaggcaaaaaaaataaaaaaaacataaaatttcCTTATGATGCCATCCGATGGGAAGAGGAAGGTGAGGGGATGGATGAAGGGAACGGACGAGGGGAAAGCGATGAGTAAGAGATGACTCAACACCCCACTGCTATAAGACAGGCCGGCAAGCAGGCTGGCCCATGTCGGCCAACGGTGAACACACACCAAGGTAAGCAAGCGCCACTTTCTTCCTTTTGCCATTCGGGTCTGCCATTGATGCTCAAATTTTGGGGGAAACTACCAAGATTTGGCTCTTGGTCGTTCACTTTTATTgaggtatttttaaaaatgttttaggaTTCGGTGATAAAATGGTTAGTTGGGTCGGTTAGCAAAAGTTTCATATACtttaataatgattttttttgtacgatGAATCACTGAttgagttattttttattgGTGTGAACTTGTTCACTGCCCTGGAAAGTATTGCAACTGAGAGCAgtgaaataaatagaatatttttgtttcaaattttaatgagtttttaTATGAAAAGTGCACAACAGAGAATATTTGCTGGTGGGaatcaattaataaaaataagagactgTCTATCCTCTAAAAATTCTGAAGAATTTTTAGAGGATAGACAGTTGTTTGAACTATTTTTGATTAAATATAGATGTGACGATATTCCCTGATTTTTAgtagtaaaaatgaatgaataggagAATATTGAATCATCGGGAgcttaaaaagaggaaaacaatgAATTAAGTTTGATTTCATCAtggctcattggctgccattgatggcaagagGTCCAATCCAACTACTTGAaggagccacatgattggacgtctatcatcagtGGCACTACAAGAGTACATCAGGAGTTTACTGGAAAGTTCTGCCAGTTTTTGAAATCATAAGGGAATAAATAAtattgcatatttgtgaatgaatgATAAGGACTATTGCCAATGTGAAAAAGGATATACCCACCTAGCCTTTTTGTTGTCTATAAATAATCTTAGAGGAAATCCAAGTACTATTCGGGCAGCAAAATTAGGAGAAACGGAAACGTTTGATCTTTGTAGCCGACTTCTATTTAGAGGAATCTGAAATCTGAAATATTTGAACGCAGGATCAAAGGCGTCGCATCAATAACTGGAAGGAAACCGGCTCGGAATACACAAAAGACTCGGACGTCGTTAGCATTTCTCGGATAAACAATGGTCTACGTCACCCTGGCCGTCCTGGTCTTCATCTCCCAAGCGTGGGGCGCAGACACCCTGCCCCACCTGCCGCCCAACCCGGTCAAGATGAAGCACGACATCATGTGGCGCTCCAACCAGTTGCTGACCAAGCTCGTCGACAAGAAGGTAAAGTCGATGGTGCTGAAAGATGAGCGTTCACAAATGAATTGGTCGTCTATtgttggtagaaaattatttgttaaaaaaaataagcgtatTTTTCGGACGATAAGGTGCAACagccaaaaaaatgcaccataaaatatggaaaatataataagttgcactggagtataagttgcatttttggaggGCAATTggatttgataaaatccaaaacaattaaaattaaaaatatcaataaaggCAAGAACCGGCTCAATATAGTTTTTTAGCGAAAAAAGTTTGAGGTTGCTTCGATTacataaaagtttttttaagttattaccgtttttttgtaaacccttctcagttgtttttatttattattatggcCAATTTGCTTGAATGATCTAAAATTCAATCTTGAACTGATCTATGCAGGCCCCCAGCGCCCTCTTGCGGCACAGTGTAAAAAATAACATGTGTAATAGTGTAAAAATGCATGAATAATAACACAACTCGCACAAAAGCATAAGTCACAGCCCCTTTAAGCTGCCACGTATGGTGGTTTTTCCCAAAGGCGACCCCGAAATCGCGATATGAATCGTATCGCCAGATAGGAGGCGATTGACAGCCCTACTTTAGAGAATGGAAAGGACTCACATGCTCGGGGGGGCTCGTCTTGTCTGGCAGTATCCCAACAACGTGACGGTGGTGGGTCCGCCCGACCAGCTGGACGGGCTCTCCTCGCTGATCTGGCTCCTGGAAGGCTACGGCGACCTGATCCCTTCCAGCGAGACGCAGGTGAAGGCCGATATCTCGTCGCTGAAGGGCTTCCTGGGTCTGTGGAGGAAGCGCCACTGTGGGGCGGACGGCCGGGTGAAGAGCACCCCGGCCCCCGGGAGCGCCCTGCAGCTGCTGCAGAGCTACCGCAGCTTCGTCCCCATCATCAACATCCAGGCCCATCTGAGAGTCAAGAACATCCTCGCTCACCTGAAGGACAACGCGGCCAACCTGGACAAATGCTGAGGACAGGAAAGTCCCAAACAAAGCGCCTTCGAGCCTCTCAAGTCGGGCGTTTCGGTCCATTAGGgttggacgcctatcgccgtcTGTCATTGGAGGGGGGGATAAGGCGAAGCAATTTTACAAGCTGTCTCAAAAAGCGCATTGTTTAGGATTGATCGTTTTGCATTGTCGTTCCACTGCCGGCCACTAGATGACAGCAAtgttgcaaatttgacttgaaaaGGGAACTGTTTGACTTTGCGCACTGTAATTATTGTCATTAGGGCATTTTAGCGCTTATGTACAACTCAGGAAACGGTGACAACTGCTTTAACGCGATTTCGTTCATCAACATTGGCAGCCatggacggcgatagacgttcaATTCATGTATACTGAAATTTAATGATACCATGCCACTATATAATCCACAAATCTAACATGAATGGAGTGGGAATGGAAGAGGAAACCCTGCCGGAGATTccaacccagaactgtgaggcaaacgtGCTAAGCATTTGGTCATCATTCTTATTTAAACAGCGCGATTTTATTTATGTCATCATTCATCAATCGCCAGCTCTTCCGATTTTGCCGCTAATCGCCTTCAAATGTGCATTTCACGTATTTTTATACTgtaattgctttttaaaaagaactaTTTAAGATGAAATGTGCAATAAAAGtgttgtttttacaatttttctaagtcaaatgtttttataacaacaacaaaaattgtcaGATTCATCGTTGGCTTCTaacttttaataaaaatacagtttacAAAAATGCTAGATTTGCTGTCAGAAGACATCACAGTTGAACACATCGGTTTCACACAGTTATGACACGGgagcaaaatttaaaatgaattacgGACGAGTTTAATTGTCAAaccatttgctttttttcccagcgGCGCTTTTCTGGCTCCCCTGTAAAAGTTTTTTCTTGTACTGCTCCACCAGGCTGTCGAAACGATCGCTGCCCCTGGAATTCCGCGATCCTGCTTTGTACTTTTGAGgagaaaacacaacaaaatatgCAGTTTATGGAAATTGATTAAAGCCTTTAAGTTAACATGGAAAATATTCGAGGAAAATATTGCTAGGAAGCTGTTGGTTCCAATTTTGATTAAGCAGTGAGTGTTGAAAAGGATATTTCAATTCTAAATGAGGGCATATCAATAACCTTTTGGAATCCAAAGTGTTAATGATACATCACAATTGGTAAGTCGAAGAATTTGTAACCTGAAGACTTAGTcaatttatttggattttttttttaaacctggtgGGCAGCCAATAGGTTTCTCTACCAACCAGATTTAGCAAGTTTTCTGCCAGAAAGcaatgatggggaaaaaaaccaacCTTATTTCTGCTTTGTGTTGGCTTCTCCACCAAATGCCGCTTTTGCCGTTCATTCCTGCTGCCGCCTTGCCGAGGCTTCTTAGGGGGCGGAGCCTTTTGCTTCCCTTTGTCTCGCAATCTGAGAGAGCCCAACACCTCAGTAATCTTTATCATTCGATCACTAGTGACCATCATCTTACCTGATCTTGGCCCCTCGATGGGAGGGGAAAGCCAGCACTTTTCTGCGTTTTTTGCCGTTCTCCAGGTCCACGTGCTCTACCTCGGGTTTGGTCTGGAAACCGCTGTGCTGGTTTGCCTTCGACTCCACGGGCGGATGGGCTGATGACGGACGGGCGAGAGCAGATCGATTAGTATCGGGGATGCCAAAAAGGATTACTTTGGGATTAACTGATCGGCTAAACTATAAATCACACGTCAttgaaattcaaataaaattaaaaacatatatgtactcattttttttttttgaaataacaaaataacattttcagttCAACTATGTCCATAAACGAGTCTACAATTTAAAATGGTTGCCAATGACTAATTTAATAGACTAATAGTCAAATCAATGAATAGTCATAGCAGAAAGTTTTACTTTTACCGTTTTTAGGCCTCCAATCCATGCGTGTCTTTGGGGACACACTGCTGCCTTGCTTGTTAAAATTAGCttgctgaagaagaagaaaaagaaatcagaattatttttttaacccttaaggagcacatttaactcatcggctgccgATGACGGCGCAAGGCGTCAAATCCATTGTGCGCTTTTTGGCTGTATCTTACAACATTAAATCGAGCCGAAAGGCTTTAATCAATTTTCACCTTAAAGTCAGGTCTTCGCTTACCCTGCTTTTTTGCTTCCGCATTTCTTTAATCTTGAGCTTGCGGGAATCCTCCAGAGAAAACTCCACGATGGGTCTCTAACGGAAGGGAAATGTCCGATAAAGCCCCCTCTCCATAAGCGTCATTTTTAGCCAATCTTTTCAAAAG contains:
- the LOC144070807 gene encoding leptin-like gives rise to the protein MVYVTLAVLVFISQAWGADTLPHLPPNPVKMKHDIMWRSNQLLTKLVDKKYPNNVTVVGPPDQLDGLSSLIWLLEGYGDLIPSSETQVKADISSLKGFLGLWRKRHCGADGRVKSTPAPGSALQLLQSYRSFVPIINIQAHLRVKNILAHLKDNAANLDKC